In Porites lutea chromosome 1, jaPorLute2.1, whole genome shotgun sequence, a single genomic region encodes these proteins:
- the LOC140923986 gene encoding G-protein coupled receptor 157-like, with protein MTMTTADSNFTTAAPTRFEVEANKVVNRALVTISATLSVLGTTLIIGTFVAWKDYRSTSRRILVYISIADFFVATSNLFGVWWYSSQSDIVCETQSFVSTCASLWSFFWTTFLAVFLYTIVAKKKRHKAEIMLKVFHVFGWGIPLIIVGTALGLDKLGNDKDYFTSGWCWIKWNLTTEDKHLWMLLTGKAWEIAAYILCSAFYLMLKIYIRREVRYQHNQVSSQQSRDNALLKVERRLTLVPVIFVLVRIWGTIRFILYLSERDNPNPSWENVLLYFQGIGDSSQGFFNFLLFCLFTEKFQTRLRLAAHNLLLHCNKEKSVTDKYEDMCNTQEILVD; from the exons ATGACAATGACCACGGCCGACAGCAATTTTACTACTGCTGCGCCTACAAGATTTGAAGTTGAGGCAAACAAAGTTGTCAACCGAGCTCTAGTCACTATTTCAGCGACGCTTTCTGTATTGGGTACCACGCTTATTATCGGTACGTTTGTTGCGTGGAAAGATTACCGATCAACCTCAAGAAGAATTCTTGTTTACATCTCCATCGCTGACTTCTTTGTCGCTACGAGTAACTTGTTTGGAGTATGGTGGTACAGTTCCCAAAGTGACATCGTTTGCGAGACACAGAGTTTCGTCTCTACTTGTGCTTCTTTATGGTCTTTTTTCTGGACAACATTTCTTGCTGTCTTTTTGTACACTATTGTAGCTAAGAAAAAGCGTCACAAAGCAGAGATCATGCTCAAAGTTTTTCATGTCTTTGGCTGGGGAATTCCTTTGATTATCGTAGGAACCGCCTTGGGACTAGATAAACTAGGAAACGATAAAGATTATTTTACATCAGGGTGGTGTTGGATAAAGTGGAATTTAACGACTGAAGATAAGCACTTGTGGATGCTGCTGACAGGAAAGGCTTGGGAAATTGCAGCTTATATCCTCTGTTCAGCATTTTACTTAATGTTAAAGATTTACATTCGCAGAGAG GTTCGTTACCAGCACAATCAAGTATCATCTCAGCAGTCAAGAGACAATGCCTTGTTGAAAGTGGAACGAAGGCTGACTCTTGTTCCTGTTATTTTTGTTCTGGTGCGCATATGGGGTACAATTCGCTTTATTCTGTATTTATCAGAGCGAGATAATCCCAATCCATCGTGGGAAAATGTCTTACTTTATTTCCAG GGAATTGGAGACAGCAGCcaaggttttttcaactttttgctGTTTTGTCTTTTCACGGAAAAGTTTCAGACTCGTCTCAGGTTAGCTGCCCATAATCTGCTTCTTCACTGCAACAAAGAAAAGTCTGTGACAGATAAATACGAAGACATGTGCAATACTCAGGAAATTCTTGTTGACTGA
- the LOC140933336 gene encoding uncharacterized protein has product MATLERPEQCFVANSVPTDSAESHKPRAILISVICAKAYDVLSDLCSPIPPSEKTSAQLTTILKNHFAPKKLVIAERYRFHTCTKREGESVTAFAANPKHLASTCQFGTHLNEALRDRFVCGLRSKETQKKLLTEEHTFDAALKVALGAEAAEKDVAAFSQDSSASVDKVDSGNRRSFHPTQRGKGPDKQGKFSSSGSNIKDPLDCLSCGKTGHARSQCKYRNYTCHSCGKVGHIWEACKGKPQKVHQLEGSEPLKLVLPMIRLILFLSRCTI; this is encoded by the coding sequence ATGGCTACCTTGGAACGACCGGAACAGTGTTTCGTTGCAAACAGCGTTCCGACCGATTCTGCAGAGTCCCACAAACCAAGAGCAATCTTAATTTCTGTTATTTGCGCCAAGGCCTACGATGTTCTTTCGGATCTCTGCTCACCGATTCCTCCTTCCGAGAAAACGTCTGCACAGCTCACCACTATCCTAAAGAATCATTTCGCACCGAAGAAACTGGTTATCGCCGAAAGATACCGATTCCACACTTGTACAAAACGCGAAGGCGAGAGTGTCACAGCGTTCGCTGCTAACCCGAAACATCTGGCTTCAACTTGCCAGTTCGGCACTCACCTGAATGAAGCTTTACGCGATCGTTTCGTGTGTGGTCTTCGCAGTAAGGAGACACAAAAGAAACTGCTAACCGAGGAACACACTTTCGATGCAGCACTGAAGGTCGCCCTCGGTGCCGAAGCTGCCGAAAAGGATGTTGCTGCGTTCTCGCAAGATAGTTCAGCTTCTGTTGACAAAGTCGACTCTGGTAATCGTCGAAGTTTTCACCCTACCCAACGTGGTAAGGGTCCTGACAAGCAAGGCAAGTTCAGTTCCTCTGGTAGCAACATTAAAGACCCTTTGGACTGTTTGAGCTGCGGAAAAACAGGGCACGCACGTTCTCAGTGTAAATACAGAAATTATACATGTCATTCCTGCGGTAAAGTTGGTCACATCTGGGAGGCATGCAAAGGGAAACCTCAGAAAGTGCACCAGTTAGAAGGATCAGAACCCCTCAAACTAGTCCTCCCGATGATTCGGTTGATCCTTTTTCTCTCTCGCTGTACAATCTGA